The proteins below come from a single Streptomyces sp. SCSIO 75703 genomic window:
- a CDS encoding PDR/VanB family oxidoreductase produces MRLRLTSVRYEADQIVSLEFADPTGAPLPPWGPGAHLEIRLPSGLIRHYSLCGDPARADRYRVAVLRVAAGRGGSREIHDTLRVGTLLEVSAPRDTFALAEADHHLLIAGGIGVTPILTMAEHLASRGHPSWRLVYGGRSRDAMAFGDRVARLPQGRAEVVCQDERGLPDLDAAIAELPEGAHVYCCGPAPMIENATGLCGRRPDLVLHTERFAAAPARPASSEDGAFEVELAESGQVLKVPADRSVLDVVREVLPDVAYSCESGFCGTCETGLLSGAAEHRDDLLTEAERDAQRSMMICVSRARPGERLVLRL; encoded by the coding sequence GTGAGACTGCGTCTGACCTCGGTCCGCTACGAGGCCGATCAGATCGTCTCCCTGGAGTTCGCCGATCCCACGGGGGCGCCCCTGCCCCCGTGGGGCCCCGGCGCCCACCTGGAGATCCGGCTCCCGTCCGGTCTGATCCGGCACTACTCGCTGTGCGGCGATCCGGCCCGCGCGGACCGCTACCGGGTGGCCGTGCTCCGGGTGGCCGCCGGGCGCGGCGGCTCCCGCGAGATCCACGACACCCTGCGGGTGGGCACGCTGCTGGAGGTGTCCGCGCCGCGGGACACCTTCGCGCTGGCCGAGGCCGATCACCACCTGCTGATCGCGGGCGGCATCGGCGTCACCCCGATCCTCACCATGGCCGAGCACCTCGCCTCCCGCGGCCACCCCTCGTGGCGGCTGGTGTACGGGGGACGCAGCCGGGACGCCATGGCGTTCGGGGACCGGGTGGCCCGGCTCCCGCAGGGCCGGGCGGAGGTGGTCTGCCAGGACGAACGGGGGCTGCCCGACCTGGACGCCGCGATCGCGGAGCTGCCCGAGGGCGCGCACGTCTACTGCTGCGGGCCCGCGCCGATGATCGAGAACGCCACGGGGCTGTGCGGCCGCCGGCCGGACCTGGTGCTGCACACCGAGCGGTTCGCGGCGGCCCCGGCCCGGCCGGCCTCCTCGGAGGACGGCGCCTTCGAGGTGGAGCTGGCCGAGAGCGGGCAGGTCCTGAAGGTGCCGGCGGACCGCAGCGTCCTCGACGTGGTCCGCGAGGTGCTACCGGACGTCGCGTACTCGTGCGAGAGCGGGTTCTGCGGCACCTGCGAGACCGGGCTGCTGTCCGGGGCCGCCGAGCACCGCGACGACCTCCTCACGGAGGCGGAACGCGACGCGCAGCGGTCCATGATGATCTGCGTCTCCCGGGCCCGGCCCGGCGAACGCCTCGTCCTGCGCCTCTGA
- a CDS encoding PucR family transcriptional regulator, translating to MVVPPPAGAGNTPPVSDTAHAGLVTLRDLVGERSLGMRTSVGPADLDRPVHYLYPTELHDPSPYLQGHELILTVGMPVLAADDIDGYVRLLRRSRVTALGLGLGEHFAEPPPALLDACRQASLPLVTIEAGKPFRTLVDWVSNWRDAERERDLRERELGALLKWCASGTLGVRPTEELLARGGLEGTPVLVAAFSRETHERVHRDALETGAAVGVFDDVVMALTAHTDAAVHRIRATGLNCGISVAPDAGALSRAVPEALEALRAARGGARMVHARDINTLEALLASVPSLRLVPFVQHFVVPLVEYDATHRTQLVATLDAFLEHNANPAATASTLYVHVNTLRNRLLKIGEITGADPYLEENRIGYRIGLWSAKRMGHTGLDPRPGP from the coding sequence ATGGTTGTGCCGCCACCCGCGGGGGCCGGGAACACGCCTCCGGTATCCGACACCGCCCATGCCGGCCTGGTCACGCTGCGGGACCTGGTCGGCGAACGGTCCCTCGGCATGCGCACCAGTGTCGGCCCCGCCGACCTGGACCGGCCCGTCCACTACCTGTACCCGACCGAGCTCCACGACCCGAGCCCGTACCTCCAGGGCCACGAGCTGATCCTGACCGTGGGCATGCCCGTCCTCGCCGCGGACGACATCGACGGCTACGTACGGCTGCTGCGCCGCAGCCGGGTCACCGCGCTCGGGCTCGGCCTGGGCGAGCACTTCGCCGAGCCGCCACCGGCCCTCCTCGACGCCTGCCGGCAGGCGTCCCTGCCGCTGGTGACGATCGAGGCCGGCAAGCCGTTCCGCACCCTGGTGGACTGGGTGAGCAACTGGCGGGACGCCGAACGCGAACGGGACCTGCGCGAACGCGAGCTGGGCGCGCTGCTGAAGTGGTGCGCCTCGGGCACCCTCGGCGTCCGGCCCACCGAGGAACTGCTCGCCCGGGGCGGGCTGGAGGGGACCCCGGTCCTGGTGGCCGCCTTCTCGCGGGAGACGCACGAGCGGGTGCACCGGGACGCCCTGGAGACCGGCGCGGCGGTCGGCGTCTTCGACGACGTCGTCATGGCGCTGACCGCGCACACCGACGCGGCGGTGCACCGCATCCGCGCCACCGGCCTGAACTGCGGCATCTCCGTCGCCCCCGACGCGGGCGCGCTCAGCCGCGCGGTGCCGGAGGCGCTGGAGGCGCTGCGGGCGGCCCGGGGCGGGGCGCGCATGGTCCACGCCCGGGACATCAACACCCTGGAGGCGCTGCTCGCCTCCGTGCCGAGCCTGCGGCTGGTGCCGTTCGTCCAGCACTTCGTCGTCCCCCTGGTCGAGTACGACGCGACCCACCGCACGCAGCTCGTGGCGACGCTGGACGCCTTCCTGGAGCACAACGCCAACCCGGCGGCGACCGCCTCGACGCTGTACGTGCACGTCAACACCCTGCGCAACCGGCTGCTGAAGATCGGCGAGATCACCGGCGCCGACCCGTACCTGGAAGAGAACCGGATCGGCTACCGCATCGGCCTGTGGTCGGCCAAACGCATGGGCCACACCGGCCTCGACCCCCGGCCGGGCCCCTGA
- a CDS encoding bile acid:sodium symporter: MERHQVALYVGALVAGGLAGRLAPGGGPGLEHAINPVLAALLYVTFLQVPAAELFRSLRAGRFLAAALVVNFAVVPLVVAAMFPFLPGDPAVRVGVLLVLLAPCVDYVIVFSGLAGGSRRLVAATPLLLLAQMVLLPLYLLLFLGSGLSDVVEAGPFAEAFVVLIVIPLALAWLTQAWAARRRAGQRTADALGTAMVPLMCATLFAVVASQVPRLRAGGGLGDVGAVVPFYVAFLVVMAFAGVAVARAFRLAPRDGRAIVFTGATRNSLVVLPLALALPDDLAVAAVVVVTQTLVEVVGMVVYVRAVPRLVPVAE; the protein is encoded by the coding sequence ATGGAACGCCATCAGGTCGCCCTCTACGTCGGGGCGCTGGTGGCCGGTGGCCTGGCAGGCCGGCTCGCTCCCGGCGGGGGCCCCGGCCTGGAGCACGCGATCAACCCGGTGCTGGCCGCGCTGCTGTACGTGACGTTCCTCCAGGTGCCGGCGGCGGAGCTGTTCCGCTCGCTGCGGGCCGGGCGGTTCCTGGCCGCCGCGCTGGTGGTGAACTTCGCGGTGGTGCCGCTGGTGGTCGCGGCGATGTTCCCCTTCCTCCCCGGCGACCCGGCCGTCCGCGTCGGGGTGCTGCTGGTGCTGCTGGCCCCCTGCGTCGACTACGTGATCGTCTTCTCCGGGCTCGCCGGAGGCAGCCGGCGGCTGGTCGCCGCGACACCGCTGCTGCTGCTCGCCCAGATGGTCCTGCTCCCGCTCTACCTGCTGCTGTTCCTCGGCTCGGGGCTGTCGGACGTGGTGGAGGCCGGTCCGTTCGCCGAGGCGTTCGTCGTCCTGATCGTCATCCCGCTGGCGCTCGCCTGGCTGACCCAGGCGTGGGCCGCCCGGCGCCGGGCGGGGCAGCGGACCGCCGACGCCCTGGGCACCGCGATGGTGCCGCTGATGTGCGCGACCCTGTTCGCGGTGGTGGCCTCCCAGGTGCCCAGACTGCGCGCCGGCGGCGGTCTGGGCGACGTGGGCGCGGTCGTGCCGTTCTACGTGGCCTTCCTCGTGGTGATGGCGTTCGCCGGGGTCGCGGTGGCCCGCGCCTTCCGGCTGGCCCCCCGCGACGGCCGGGCGATCGTCTTCACCGGCGCGACCCGCAACTCCCTGGTCGTGCTGCCCCTCGCCCTGGCCCTCCCGGACGACCTGGCCGTCGCGGCGGTCGTGGTGGTCACCCAGACCCTGGTCGAGGTCGTCGGCATGGTCGTCTACGTCCGTGCGGTGCCCCGACTGGTGCCGGTGGCGGAGTGA
- a CDS encoding ATP-binding protein, translated as MPQPATQARPTGHPGYRETLPREPGSAATARRLVRVALSAWGLEELADDAALIVSELVANAVQHARRDSIRITIERPEAHRVRVAVVDCSRRHPVLRDAGPENESGRGLALVEELAADWGTDPLPWGKQVWADLEGRG; from the coding sequence ATGCCGCAACCTGCAACCCAGGCCCGCCCGACCGGGCACCCCGGGTATCGCGAGACCCTGCCGCGCGAGCCTGGGAGCGCCGCCACCGCGCGTCGTCTGGTCCGCGTCGCCCTGTCTGCCTGGGGCCTGGAGGAACTGGCCGACGACGCGGCCCTGATCGTCTCCGAACTGGTGGCGAACGCCGTGCAGCATGCCCGGCGGGACTCCATCCGGATCACGATCGAACGGCCCGAGGCGCATCGGGTGCGCGTCGCCGTCGTCGACTGCTCCCGGCGGCACCCCGTACTCCGGGACGCGGGTCCCGAGAACGAGAGCGGGCGTGGCCTCGCACTCGTGGAGGAGCTGGCGGCGGACTGGGGTACCGACCCGCTGCCGTGGGGCAAGCAGGTGTGGGCGGACCTGGAGGGGCGCGGGTGA
- a CDS encoding helix-turn-helix transcriptional regulator, with protein MNDTTERRREFGAYLAGLRRHSGRSQRQFAAVLCAVSGAQSITRNEVSRWERGERIPDVWLPTFAQVLGVPLHELEQAAAYARGDTQVTLPGVAATLAYLLPDGDALEPLTAPCGRRIGATTVDGLAARVHGLRLADDVLSGGDLIAPAFRELCAAVRLYRESEHSDETGRGLLVQIGELGQIAGWIASDAGRGEDAEHAYRLGLSAARQAGDAPLVAQLAGSLGYHLTNTGQERQGLELAKAAVTEAGPDAPAATRALFLDRVAWAHTRAGETQPALRALGQAHAALDTTDGPPAPTWAYWVNREELEVMDARVFTELRRPLRAVPLLQDVLGRYDAAHAREVALYRSWLAVALADANEPEQAAEQARRVIDMSGDLSSERTAERARTVLHRLKEYEDVPEVNEVLADFGHLLLA; from the coding sequence ATGAACGACACCACCGAGCGACGCCGTGAGTTCGGCGCCTACCTCGCCGGTCTGCGGCGGCACTCCGGCCGCTCGCAGCGGCAGTTCGCCGCCGTGCTGTGCGCCGTGTCGGGGGCCCAGTCGATCACGCGGAACGAGGTCTCCCGGTGGGAGCGTGGCGAGCGCATCCCGGACGTGTGGCTGCCCACCTTTGCCCAGGTGCTCGGGGTGCCGTTGCACGAGCTGGAGCAAGCCGCCGCGTACGCCCGGGGGGACACTCAGGTCACCCTTCCCGGGGTCGCGGCCACCCTCGCGTACCTGCTGCCCGACGGAGATGCGCTGGAGCCGCTGACGGCCCCCTGTGGCCGCCGGATCGGCGCAACCACCGTGGACGGTTTGGCAGCTCGCGTGCACGGCCTGCGACTCGCGGACGATGTGCTGTCCGGCGGGGACCTGATCGCCCCCGCTTTCCGTGAGCTGTGTGCCGCCGTCCGCCTGTACCGCGAGTCCGAGCACTCCGATGAGACGGGGCGCGGCTTGCTGGTGCAGATCGGGGAGTTGGGGCAGATCGCCGGATGGATCGCCTCAGACGCCGGTCGGGGTGAGGACGCGGAGCACGCCTACCGGCTCGGGCTCTCGGCCGCCCGCCAGGCCGGGGACGCGCCGCTGGTGGCACAGCTCGCGGGCAGTCTCGGCTACCACCTGACGAACACGGGTCAAGAGCGGCAGGGGCTGGAGCTGGCGAAGGCAGCCGTTACGGAGGCGGGGCCGGACGCTCCGGCCGCAACCCGCGCCCTGTTCCTGGACCGCGTGGCGTGGGCGCACACGCGCGCCGGAGAGACGCAACCGGCACTGCGGGCGCTTGGGCAGGCACACGCCGCCCTGGACACCACCGACGGACCTCCCGCGCCGACGTGGGCCTACTGGGTGAACCGCGAGGAGCTGGAGGTCATGGACGCCCGGGTGTTCACCGAGTTGCGCCGCCCGCTGCGCGCGGTGCCGCTGCTCCAGGACGTGCTGGGACGCTACGACGCCGCGCACGCCCGGGAGGTCGCGCTGTACCGCTCGTGGCTCGCCGTAGCGCTGGCCGACGCGAACGAGCCCGAGCAGGCTGCCGAACAGGCCCGCCGCGTCATTGACATGTCTGGAGATCTCTCTTCGGAACGCACGGCGGAGCGGGCCCGGACGGTCCTGCACCGGTTGAAGGAGTACGAGGACGTACCCGAGGTGAACGAAGTGCTGGCCGACTTCGGGCACTTGTTGCTTGCATAG
- a CDS encoding DUF309 domain-containing protein: MDSSSSNRPVHPRDRDDEGRARNARPRDGLGRPLPYGADGVARQPEGVVRPPERTVAEAQLLLDEGKPFHAHEVFEDAWKSGPPDERELWRGLAQLAVGLTHAARGNAVGGARLLRRGAGAVTEWAGSGAERQRPYGMDLDGVARWARDLAGVVEAGEAVDAGARAPRLRG; this comes from the coding sequence ATGGACAGCTCATCCTCGAACCGGCCGGTGCACCCGCGGGACCGCGACGACGAGGGGCGGGCGCGCAACGCGCGGCCCCGGGACGGGCTCGGGCGCCCGCTGCCGTACGGCGCCGACGGCGTCGCCCGGCAGCCCGAGGGCGTGGTGCGGCCCCCCGAGCGGACGGTGGCCGAGGCGCAGCTCCTGCTGGACGAGGGCAAGCCGTTCCACGCGCACGAGGTCTTCGAGGACGCCTGGAAGTCCGGCCCTCCGGACGAGCGGGAGCTGTGGCGGGGGCTCGCCCAGCTCGCCGTCGGCCTCACACACGCGGCGCGCGGCAACGCGGTCGGCGGGGCCCGGCTGCTGCGACGCGGCGCCGGGGCCGTGACGGAGTGGGCCGGCTCCGGCGCGGAGCGGCAGCGCCCGTACGGGATGGACCTCGACGGCGTCGCGCGGTGGGCGCGGGATCTCGCGGGGGTCGTCGAGGCCGGTGAGGCGGTGGACGCGGGCGCGCGGGCGCCCCGGCTGCGGGGCTGA
- the cobF gene encoding precorrin-6A synthase (deacetylating): protein MRKIHVIGIGAGDPEQLTLQAVRALRSTDVFFVLDKGEAKADLVRLRRDMLETHVPEGTYRVVEVRDPERDRAAGGAAYSPAVGDWRSARADLYERLIAGELGEDGSGAFLVWGDPALYDSTLGILEEVLERGGVEFAYDVVPGISSVSSLVARHRTGLNRVARPVQITTGRRLAEGLPEGVDDVVVMLDAHQAFRRYADQDIDIYWGAYLGTPDEILVSGPIAEAAPRIERLRAEARERKGWIMDTYLLRRNPGDG, encoded by the coding sequence GTGCGGAAGATTCATGTCATCGGTATCGGCGCGGGCGACCCCGAACAACTGACCCTCCAGGCGGTACGCGCGCTGCGGAGCACGGACGTGTTCTTCGTCCTGGACAAGGGCGAGGCGAAGGCGGACCTGGTGCGGCTGCGCCGGGACATGCTGGAGACGCACGTCCCGGAGGGGACGTACCGCGTGGTCGAGGTGCGCGACCCCGAGCGGGACCGGGCCGCGGGGGGCGCCGCGTACTCGCCGGCCGTCGGCGACTGGCGCAGCGCGCGGGCGGACCTGTACGAGCGGCTGATCGCCGGCGAGTTGGGCGAGGACGGCAGTGGGGCGTTCCTGGTGTGGGGCGATCCGGCGCTGTACGACAGCACGCTGGGCATCCTGGAGGAGGTCCTGGAGCGCGGCGGGGTGGAGTTCGCGTACGACGTGGTGCCGGGCATCAGCAGCGTCTCCTCGCTCGTCGCCCGGCACCGGACCGGGCTGAACCGGGTGGCGCGGCCGGTGCAGATCACCACCGGGCGGCGGCTGGCCGAGGGGCTGCCCGAGGGGGTGGACGACGTGGTGGTGATGCTCGACGCGCACCAGGCGTTCCGGCGCTACGCGGACCAGGACATCGACATCTACTGGGGCGCCTACCTGGGCACCCCGGACGAGATCCTCGTCTCGGGCCCGATCGCGGAGGCGGCGCCCCGGATCGAGCGGCTGCGTGCCGAGGCGCGGGAGCGCAAGGGCTGGATCATGGACACGTACCTGCTGCGCCGCAATCCCGGCGACGGCTGA
- a CDS encoding cobalt-precorrin-6A reductase, with translation MPPHVLILGGTTEARRLAAALADRPGVRVTTSLAGRVGTPAPLPGEVRVGGFGGADGLAAWLRDRHVDALVDATHPFAAAITAHASAATAATGVPAVILRRRGWRPGPGDHWHFAGSLADAAALLPALGRRVFLTTGRLGLAAFAHLDDAHFLVRSVEPPAPPLPRHTETLLARGPFDVAGETGLLRAHRIDVLVTKDSGGEATAAKLTAARALALPVVVVRRPPPPPGAPVVRDVPAALEYLEPFLGGP, from the coding sequence ATGCCCCCGCACGTGCTGATCCTCGGCGGCACCACCGAGGCCCGCCGCCTCGCCGCCGCGCTGGCGGACCGTCCCGGGGTCCGCGTCACCACCTCCCTCGCGGGCCGCGTCGGCACACCGGCCCCCCTTCCGGGCGAGGTACGCGTCGGCGGCTTCGGCGGCGCGGACGGACTCGCCGCCTGGCTCCGCGACCGGCACGTCGACGCCCTGGTCGACGCCACCCACCCCTTCGCCGCGGCCATCACCGCGCACGCGAGCGCCGCCACGGCGGCCACCGGCGTCCCGGCCGTGATCCTGCGCCGCCGCGGGTGGCGCCCCGGCCCCGGCGACCACTGGCACTTCGCCGGCTCCCTCGCGGACGCCGCCGCGCTGCTGCCCGCACTGGGCCGCCGGGTCTTCCTCACCACCGGCCGCCTGGGCCTGGCCGCCTTCGCCCACCTGGACGACGCGCACTTCCTGGTCCGCTCGGTGGAGCCCCCCGCTCCGCCGCTGCCGCGCCACACGGAGACCCTGCTCGCCCGCGGCCCCTTCGACGTGGCCGGCGAGACCGGCCTGTTGCGCGCCCACCGCATCGACGTCCTGGTCACCAAGGACAGCGGCGGGGAGGCCACCGCGGCCAAACTCACCGCGGCCCGCGCCCTCGCCCTGCCGGTCGTCGTCGTCCGCAGGCCCCCGCCGCCCCCGGGCGCCCCCGTGGTCCGCGACGTCCCGGCCGCGCTGGAGTACCTGGAACCCTTCCTGGGCGGGCCCTGA
- a CDS encoding sulfite exporter TauE/SafE family protein — MDTMTLWHLTGWEFAALAFAALLVGFSKTAVSGANTVSLAIFAAVLPARASTGILLPVLIAGDLLAVATYRRHAHWPTLWRLFPAVGAGVVLGTLFLMWADDAIVRTSIGAILLLMAAVTVWRRRGTEPAARPADEPATEAPAGSGAGPDSPISPSNVDPVGPSRPVNPTGPTGPTGPGPTGSGDGTDSTRPADPATSRSARLTARSYGVLGGFTTMVANAGGPVMSLYLLSAGFRKLGFLGTSAFFFLIVNVSKLPFSAGLGLIDGRSLLLDAALVVFVVPGAFLGKWAVSRINQRLFEQLVIGATVLGGLQLLLR, encoded by the coding sequence ATGGACACGATGACACTCTGGCACCTCACCGGCTGGGAATTCGCCGCCCTCGCCTTCGCCGCCCTCCTCGTCGGCTTCTCCAAGACCGCCGTGAGCGGCGCCAACACGGTCAGCCTGGCGATCTTCGCGGCGGTGCTCCCGGCCCGCGCCTCCACCGGCATCCTGTTGCCGGTCCTGATCGCGGGCGACCTCCTGGCCGTCGCCACCTACCGGCGGCACGCCCACTGGCCCACCCTGTGGCGGCTCTTCCCCGCGGTCGGCGCGGGGGTCGTCCTTGGCACCCTCTTCCTGATGTGGGCGGACGACGCGATCGTCCGGACGTCGATCGGCGCGATCCTCCTGCTGATGGCGGCGGTCACGGTGTGGCGCCGCCGCGGGACGGAGCCGGCGGCGCGCCCCGCGGACGAGCCGGCCACCGAGGCTCCCGCCGGCTCCGGGGCCGGTCCCGACAGCCCCATCAGCCCCAGCAACGTGGACCCTGTCGGCCCCAGCCGCCCCGTGAACCCCACCGGCCCCACCGGCCCCACCGGTCCCGGTCCCACCGGTTCCGGGGACGGCACCGACTCCACCCGTCCCGCGGATCCCGCGACCTCCCGTTCCGCCCGCCTCACGGCCCGCTCGTACGGCGTCCTCGGCGGGTTCACCACCATGGTCGCCAACGCGGGCGGGCCGGTGATGTCGCTGTACCTGCTCTCCGCGGGCTTCCGGAAGCTGGGGTTCCTCGGTACCTCCGCCTTCTTCTTCCTGATCGTCAACGTTTCCAAGCTGCCGTTCAGCGCGGGCCTCGGCCTGATCGACGGCCGCTCGCTGCTCCTTGACGCCGCGCTCGTGGTGTTCGTGGTCCCCGGCGCGTTTCTCGGCAAATGGGCTGTGAGCCGCATCAACCAGCGTCTCTTCGAGCAACTGGTGATCGGCGCCACCGTCCTCGGGGGCCTCCAGCTCCTGCTCCGCTGA
- a CDS encoding thiolase family protein, whose protein sequence is MRPVHFAAARRTPIGKLRGALSTVRPDDLAAAVVRDLVAGVPALDPARIDDVYWGAANQAGEDNRNVARMAALLAGLPDSVPGATVNRLCASGLEAVTTAARTIAAGEADIVLAGGSESMSRAPFVLPRPDDALPHRMETADTRLGWRLVNPAMRDLHGVLSMGETAEEVAERYGIVRERQDEFALRSHQRAAEARKNGHFDAEILPVERPDGVIVDTDECVREDTSLEKLARLKPVFRAGGTVTAGNASPMNDGAAGLLLVSEDALEELGLESLGRYVAGGSAGVHPDVMGIGPVPATRKVLARAGWSVEDVVEAEFNEAFAAQALACVDQLGFDPDLVNPTGGAIALGHPLGGSGARILTTLLHRMRRTGGARGLATMCVGVGQGSAVLVERV, encoded by the coding sequence GTGCGTCCCGTCCATTTCGCAGCCGCCCGCCGCACCCCGATCGGCAAGCTCCGCGGCGCCCTCTCCACCGTGCGGCCCGACGACCTCGCCGCCGCCGTCGTCCGGGACCTGGTCGCCGGCGTGCCCGCGCTCGACCCGGCCCGCATCGACGACGTGTACTGGGGCGCCGCCAACCAGGCCGGCGAGGACAACCGCAACGTCGCCCGCATGGCCGCCCTCCTGGCCGGCCTGCCCGACTCCGTGCCCGGCGCCACCGTCAACCGCCTCTGCGCCTCCGGCCTGGAGGCCGTGACCACCGCCGCCCGCACCATCGCCGCCGGTGAGGCCGACATCGTGCTCGCGGGCGGCTCCGAGTCGATGAGCCGCGCCCCCTTCGTGCTGCCCCGCCCCGACGACGCCCTGCCGCACCGCATGGAGACCGCCGACACCCGGCTCGGCTGGCGGCTGGTCAACCCGGCGATGAGGGACCTGCACGGCGTCCTCTCCATGGGCGAGACCGCCGAGGAGGTCGCCGAGCGGTACGGCATCGTCCGCGAACGCCAGGACGAGTTCGCCCTGCGCAGCCACCAGCGCGCCGCGGAGGCGCGGAAGAACGGCCACTTCGACGCCGAGATCCTGCCCGTGGAACGGCCCGACGGCGTGATCGTCGACACCGACGAGTGCGTCCGCGAGGACACCTCGCTGGAGAAGCTGGCCCGGCTGAAGCCGGTCTTCCGCGCCGGCGGCACGGTCACCGCGGGCAACGCCTCCCCGATGAACGACGGCGCCGCAGGCCTGCTCCTCGTCAGCGAGGACGCCCTCGAAGAGCTTGGCCTGGAGTCCCTGGGCCGCTACGTCGCCGGCGGTTCGGCGGGCGTCCACCCCGACGTGATGGGCATCGGCCCCGTCCCCGCCACCCGCAAGGTGCTCGCCCGCGCCGGCTGGAGCGTCGAGGACGTCGTGGAGGCGGAGTTCAACGAGGCGTTCGCCGCTCAGGCCCTGGCCTGCGTCGACCAGTTGGGCTTCGACCCGGACCTGGTCAACCCGACCGGCGGCGCGATCGCGCTGGGCCACCCCCTCGGCGGCTCGGGCGCCCGCATCCTCACCACCCTGCTCCACCGCATGCGGCGTACGGGCGGCGCCCGCGGGCTCGCCACGATGTGCGTCGGCGTGGGGCAGGGAAGCGCGGTGCTCGTCGAGCGGGTGTGA
- a CDS encoding lysophospholipase produces the protein MADAREHVPTREHVLNGTRGRLAVHEWPAPARPRYVALLVHGYGEHAGRHAGLAGVLAAHGAAVLAPDHLGHGRSAGERVLIEDFEDVVADVHAAALFARAAHPGLPLVLVGHSMGGLIASRYAQLHPGEATALVLSGPVLGDWALPRRLLALAEIPDTPVGPAALSRDPEVGAAYAADPLVWHGPMKRPTLEAFVRTLEAVANGPGLGGLPVLWFHGEEDRLVPLSGSRPGVEGLGATVTERIVPGARHEVFQEWGKAAAFTELTRFLDGALAGADRGGSGR, from the coding sequence ATGGCCGACGCCCGCGAGCACGTCCCGACCCGCGAGCACGTCCTGAACGGAACCCGCGGGCGGCTCGCCGTCCACGAGTGGCCCGCTCCCGCCCGACCCCGGTACGTGGCCCTCCTGGTGCACGGCTACGGGGAGCACGCCGGCCGGCACGCGGGACTCGCCGGGGTCCTCGCGGCGCACGGCGCGGCCGTCCTGGCCCCCGACCACCTCGGGCACGGCCGGTCGGCGGGCGAGCGGGTGCTGATCGAGGACTTCGAGGACGTGGTCGCCGACGTGCACGCGGCGGCGCTGTTCGCGCGTGCCGCCCACCCGGGGCTGCCCCTGGTGCTGGTGGGGCACTCGATGGGCGGGCTGATCGCCTCCCGGTACGCCCAGCTCCACCCGGGCGAGGCCACGGCGCTGGTGCTGTCCGGGCCGGTCCTCGGCGACTGGGCGCTGCCGCGCCGGCTGCTCGCCCTGGCGGAGATCCCCGACACGCCGGTCGGTCCGGCCGCGCTGTCCCGTGATCCGGAGGTCGGCGCGGCGTACGCGGCGGACCCGCTGGTGTGGCACGGTCCGATGAAGCGGCCGACGCTGGAGGCGTTCGTCCGGACCCTGGAGGCCGTGGCGAACGGCCCCGGCCTGGGCGGACTCCCGGTGCTGTGGTTCCACGGCGAGGAGGACCGCCTGGTGCCGCTCTCCGGCAGCCGGCCCGGCGTCGAGGGGCTCGGCGCCACCGTCACCGAGCGGATCGTGCCGGGCGCCCGGCACGAGGTGTTCCAGGAATGGGGCAAGGCGGCGGCGTTCACGGAGCTGACGCGGTTCCTGGACGGCGCCCTCGCCGGGGCGGACCGCGGCGGCTCGGGCCGCTGA
- a CDS encoding DNA starvation/stationary phase protection protein yields the protein MTVVKSTIPESARQVTGDALQSTLVDLLGLSLIGKQAHWNIVGPRFRSIHLQLDEVVAAARSFADTVAERASALGVPPDGRPETVASAYSLGGPKDGWVRDDDVVAAMVDALDTAIARLRERIAATDEPDPVTQDLLITITAELEKQRWMFVAENGPGGTA from the coding sequence ATGACTGTCGTGAAGAGCACGATTCCCGAGTCGGCCCGCCAGGTCACCGGAGACGCGTTGCAGAGCACGCTCGTGGATCTTCTCGGGCTCTCCCTGATCGGGAAGCAGGCGCACTGGAACATCGTGGGCCCGCGCTTCCGTTCGATCCACCTGCAGTTGGACGAGGTGGTCGCCGCGGCCAGGTCCTTCGCCGACACGGTCGCCGAGCGCGCGTCCGCCCTGGGCGTACCGCCGGACGGACGGCCGGAGACCGTCGCGTCGGCGTACTCGCTGGGCGGTCCCAAGGACGGCTGGGTGCGCGACGACGATGTCGTGGCCGCCATGGTCGACGCCCTGGACACGGCGATCGCCCGGCTGCGCGAGCGGATCGCGGCCACCGACGAGCCGGACCCGGTCACCCAGGACCTGCTGATCACCATCACGGCGGAGCTGGAGAAGCAGCGCTGGATGTTCGTCGCCGAGAACGGTCCGGGAGGCACCGCATGA